Proteins from a single region of Amblyomma americanum isolate KBUSLIRL-KWMA chromosome 10, ASM5285725v1, whole genome shotgun sequence:
- the LOC144106222 gene encoding uncharacterized protein LOC144106222, whose amino-acid sequence MAPTADSVGLTTKKTMSELRVIELRSELEKRGLDKTGVKAALIERLSHALRDDGEDAETYEFEVPVDTTPVKTATPAAAAAAKKAATKRVNKKLSHDNESETQSNDDAHEGGESDYEEEAEIETVDEEDEDEGGDEKVNNGEADPKGEDEELEGGDVGDSDKPEKKNAAKEQQSSKEDEDAGHEAEQALIVHADDNHDLDADIEEDEAKEADAGTETPKATAGPKTAAAKKAAAESAKKEAAEGVKPEPKKAATPKTAKAAGKAVKAAPKAAAAAAAADKEPVRNLWVSGLSNTTRAADLKALFGKYGKVTSAKIVTNAKTPGARCYGFMTMSTAEEAAKCIQHLHRTELNGKMISVECTRHEPGGALRKSEAKTGVAAGAAAAAGKAAAPAKETKEPAAKAKPAAAKVAAKPKEAAEKKAAAEKDDDQVEKAEDEEAAEEAAEEKEDAEEEEGEGDEEGKGKDRKRRDSKERRRSRSHSRERFVRRRFFRPFIRGFRAVRGFRRPFIRRPFFRAPFRGRMGSDFRDQREPFRRAEDGGSFRARELERRQREEAFRIERERERLRVEREKLERERLELLRLEREKQRLERERIQREREELRQRKMGRAAEFGEGPGLMRRPVKRPYDDEPGGVLGAGPPGRMEAGGDAFWRDRKRPHMGPGRDYDRGTDRDDRRFDRSGDFGADREFRGSRAPRDRVPRESPPVRRMEPRFPSKEGFSGAGAAYGGARFGGPQASGGGGDHWSSGGRGGYSSSGVAGSSWSSDGRKPDSGHSQSWSSQPDRWSTGSGLGARGGIGGSSMGQGSQGYSSGAGGSGMMAHSGMGSGGSFGGAGNRYMGGGGVRRY is encoded by the coding sequence ATGGCTCCTACGGCAGATAGCGTAGGCCTAACGACGAAGAAAACCATGTCCGAGCTGCGAGTGATTGAACTGCGCAGCGAACTTGAGAAGCGCGGACTAGACAAGACAGGCGTGAAGGCTGCGCTCATCGAACGGCTTTCGCACGCGCTCCgcgacgatggcgaggacgccgAGACGTACGAGTTCGAGGTGCCGGTGGACACGACGCCGGTGAAGACTGCGACGCCGGCTGCCGCGGCAGCCGCCAAGAAAGCGGCCACGAAGCGCGTGAATAAGAAGTTGAGCCACGACAACGAGTCTGAGACTCAGAGCAATGACGATGCGCACGAGGGCGGAGAGTCTGACTACGAGGAGGAGGCTGAGATCGAGACGGTGGACGAGGAGGACGAAGACGAGGGCGGCGACGAAAAGGTGAACAACGGCGAAGCCGACCCCAAAGGGGAAGATGAAGAATTGGAAGGCGGCGATGTAGGCGACAGTGATAAGCCTGAGAAAAAGAACGCCGCCAAGGAGCAGCAGTCGTCGAAAGAGGACGAGGACGCCGGCCACGAGGCTGAGCAGGCCTTGATCGTGCACGCCGACGATAACCACGACTTGGACGCGGACATTGAAGAGGACGAAGCCAAGGAGGCTGACGCGGGCACCGAAACTCCCAAAGCAACTGCCGGCCCAAAGACGGCAGCCGCGAAGAAGGCTGCGGCGGAGAGCGCTAAGAAAGAAGCTGCCGAGGGAGTCAAACCTGAGCCAAAAAAGGCCGCTACACCGAAGACCGCGAAAGCTGCCGGCAAAGCGGTGAAGGCGGCTCCgaaggcagcagcagctgctgccgccgcgGACAAGGAGCCCGTGCGGAACCTGTGGGTGAGCGGTCTCTCCAATACTACCCGTGCGGCCGACCTCAAGGCGCTGTTCGGCAAGTACGGCAAAGTGACCTCGGCCAAGATTGTCACCAATGCCAAGACACCTGGTGCACGCTGTTACGGCTTCATGACTATGAGCACAGCCGAGGAGGCCGCCAAATGCATCCAGCACTTGCATCGTACTGAACTGAATGGGAAGATGATTTCAGTTGAGTGTACCAGGCATGAGCCAGGGGGCGCCCTGCGTAAGTCTGAGGCCAAGACCGGAGTCGccgctggagcagcagcagcagctggaaagGCCGCTGCTCCGGCTAAGGAGACAAAGGAGCCTGCTGCCAAGGCAAAGCCTGCGGCAGCCAAGGTGGCAGCGAAGCCCAAGGAGGCTGCTGAAAAGAAGGCTGCAGCTGAGAAAGATGATGACCAGGTTGAAAAGGCCGAGGACGAGGAAGCTGCAGAGGAAGCAGCTGAGGAAAAGGAAGATGCAGAGGAAGAAGAGGGCGAAGGGGATGAGGAAGGGAAGGGCAAAGACCGCAAGCGCAGGGACAGCAAGGAGCGAAGGCGGAGTCGAAGCCACTCACGAGAGCGTTTTGTGCGTCGCCGTTTCTTCCGCCCATTTATCCGGGGCTTCCGGGCTGTGCGTGGCTTCAGGAGGCCATTTATCAGAAGGCCATTCTTCCGAGCACCATTCCGTGGACGCATGGGATCTGACTTCAGAGACCAGAGGGAGCCTTTCCGCAGGGCTGAAGATGGCGGATCGTTCCGCGCTAGAGAGCTCGAGCGCAGGCAGCGTGAAGAGGCCTTCCGCATTGAGCGAGAGCGGGAGCGCCTCCGTGTTGAGCGTGAGAAGTTGGAGCGAGAACGTCTTGAACTCTTGCGCCTGGAGCGTGAGAAGCAGCGCCTTGAACGGGAGCGAATCCAACGTGAGCGTGAAGAACTTCGGCAGCGCAAGATGGGCCGGGCCGCAGAGTTTGGTGAAGGTCCAGGCTTGATGCGGCGGCCAGTGAAGCGCCCCTACGACGACGAGCCTGGCGGTGTGCTGGGAGCTGGGCCTCCCGGCCGCATGGAGGCTGGTGGGGACGCCTTCTGGAGAGACCGCAAGAGGCCCCACATGGGGCCTGGACGAGACTATGACCGTGGCACTGACCGAGATGACCGGCGCTTTGACCGGTCTGGAGACTTTGGCGCTGACAGAGAGTTCCGTGGTAGCAGGGCCCCCAGAGACAGGGTGCCTCGTGAGTCACCGCCAGTGCGAAGGATGGAGCCTCGCTTTCCCTCAAAAGAAGGTTTTTCGGGAGCTGGCGCAGCGTATGGAGGGGCCCGCTTTGGAGGTCCCCAGGCGTCCGGAGGCGGGGGAGATCATTGGAGCTCAGGGGGTAGAGGCGGCTACTCATCGTCCGGGGTAGCAGGAAGCTCGTGGAGTTCTGATGGCCGCAAGCCCGACTCGGGCCATAGCCAGTCTTGGTCCTCACAACCGGACCGCTGGTCAACAGGAAGCGGCTTAGGAGCGCGTGGAGGCATAGGAGGCAGTTCCATGGGTCAGGGTTCTCAGGGTTACAGTTCGGGAGCTGGTGGCTCTGGTATGATGGCCCACTCTGGCATGGGCAGCGGTGGAAGCTTTGGAGGCGCTGGAAATCGGTATATGGGCGGTGGAGGGGTCAGGCGGTACTGA